CGAAACGATCGTGTTCCGCGAGCTGGTACGCGGCGCGGAGATGGTCGATACGGGTTTCGGCACGGCCGGACCCGGCGAGGAGGCCGAGATTCTCGATCCGCGACTGATGCTGGTGCCGCTTTCGGCCTTCGACGCCAGGGGCAACCGGATCGGATATGGCGCGGGACATTACGACCGGGCGATCGCGCGGCTCGCCGACAGGGGCATGAAGCCGCGGCTTGTCGGGGTGGCCTTCCGCTGCCAGGAGGTCGAAAGCGTGCCGGCGGAGCCGCATGACGTGCCGCTGGACGCGATTTTGACGGAAGACGGCTTGCGCAGCTTCGCCGGGCGGGCGTAGGAAGCCGGAATGAGACTTCTATTTCTTGGCGACATGGTCGGGCGGTCGGGCCGCACGGCCGTGTATGAACGGCTTCCCGGCCTCATCTCCGACTACCGGATCGATTTCACCATCGTGAACGGCGAGAACGCCGCCGGCGGCTTCGGCATCACGGAGGCGATCCTGACCGAAACGCTCGACGCAGGCGCCGACGTGGTGACCACCGGCAACCATGTCTGGGACCAGCGCGAGGCGCTGGTCTTCGCGGACAGGCACGAGCAGTTCCTGCGGCCGGCCAATTTCCCGAAGGGCACGCCGGGCCGCGGCATGGGCGTCTACGAGGCCAGGAACGGTGCGCGGGTGATGGTGTCGAACATCATGGGCCGGGTGTTCATGCATCCGGATCTCGACGATCCCTTCGCTTGTGCGGAAGAGCAGCTTTCGGCCGGCAGCCTTGGTGCCGATTTCGACGCCGTGGTGTTCGATTTCCATGCCGAGGCGACATCGGAAAAGATCTGTTTCGGCCATTTCGTCGACGGGCGGGCGAGCCTTGTCGTCGGTACGCACACGCATACGCCGACCGCCGATCACCAGATCCTGAACGGCGGCACGGGATATCTGACCGATGCCGGCATGTGCGGCAATTACGACTCTTCCCTCGGAATGGACAAGGAAGAGCCGCTCAACCGCTTCCTTTCGAAGATACCCAAGGGGCGATTCGAGGCGGCGAACGGTCCGGCGACGATCTGCGGCGTGGCCGTGGAAGTCTCAGACCGCACCGGCCTAGCCGAGAAGATCGCGCCGCTGCGCCTGGGGCCGCGGCTGACCGAAACGGTTCCCGACTGGTGGTAGAACGCCCCGGCCTGCAGGCCGGGGCGCAGCGGAATCGGCGAATGGCCGGTTGCTTCACGGAAGGGCATGGGTGGTGGCGATGCTGCTGGACGGGCGTCCGCGGCGGTAGCCCTTCTTCTGATCGCGGCTGACACAGCGATGCACGCCGCAGGTTTCCGTATCCGAAGCGATGACGGTTGCCGGGACGACCTTCTCGTCAGGCGAGCAATGGGCGCGCGACGCCACGTAACGGTCGTAGAGCATGTAGTTGTCGACCCGCGTCGAGGGATACTGGATCACCGCGGCGCCGAGGGCATGGAGCGTCTCCTTGACCGAGGCGCAGCTGTAAATGTCGGAGCGGAAGCGCTCGATCGCGCTTGCCGGCGAGACGACGGCGAAGAGCAGGAGCGTGGCGGAAGCAGCCCGCACGAGGTGACGGCCGCGGCTGTTGAATGCGTTCTTCATCGGTTTTTCCTTTCATCCGTTTCTGACCGGGGCTTGCCGCCCCTGCGGCGGCAACGCGCCGTTTCGATGGATGGAAGGATGCCGCATGACGCACGGTCATGTTGTGCCGACGGTCACACCCTGCGACCCGGCCCGCGCACGGGCAGGCGTGCCCGTCCGGCGTCCGCGTCGGGGCCGGCCATTCATGCCGGTCTTGCACGAGTGTCGTGACGGAACGCCGGTTTTTGCAGCGGGCAGGCGCCGATAGCTTCCCGGCATCACTTCAGCGAAAGGGTTGCCAGATGAAGATCACAGACAGCATCGTCCTCGTCACCGGCGCAAACAGGGGCGTAGGACGGGTTTTCGCCCGGACACTCATCCAGCGCGGCGCGAAGAAGGTCTATGTCACCGCGCGCGACGTGGAGAGCCTCGAAGTCACGGAAGGCGGCGCCTCGGAACGCCAGGTGCCGCTCAGGCTGGACGTCACCTCGGCGCAGGACATCGCCGCCGCGGTGCGCGCCGCGGGGGACGTGAACCTGCTCATCAACAATGCGGGCGTGCTGAGCGCCGGCGGCGCGCTGGACGTCGCGGAGGCGGCCCTGCGCCGCGACATGGCGGTGAATTTCGAGGGGCTTCTCAATGTCACGCGGACCTTCGCGCCGGTCATGGAAAGCAATGGCGGCGGCAAGGTCGTGAACATGCTGAGCCTGCTTTCCCTCGTCTCCGCGCCCGGATTTTCCGCCTACAACGCGTCGAAGGCGGCGGCGTGGTCGATCGCGATGTCGCTGCGCGCCTATCTGGAGCCGAAGGGCATCTCGGTCCTGAACGTGTTTCCGGCCGGTATCGACACGGACATGCTGGCCGGCGTCGACGGGCCGAAAGACGATCCGGAGGCGGTGGTCGCGGACGTGCTCGACGCTGTGGAAAGCGAGGCGGAGGACGTCTATCCCGCGTCCGCCGCGGACGTTCACGCATCCTGGCGCGACGATCCCAAGGCGGTGGAGAAAGCCTTTGCCGCCATGATGTAGGCGCTTGTCGGGCCGGCCGAACCGGCCTTGGGAACCGGGGACGGCCGGGGCGCCGGGCGTCCCGACCATGCGGGCGGCTGACAATGGTCGCCATTCATGCG
This portion of the Oricola thermophila genome encodes:
- a CDS encoding 5-formyltetrahydrofolate cyclo-ligase, with amino-acid sequence MVAGPSEEKRRIRAETLARRDALPVDIRIEKSLAMADHGAAIAFDPGTVVSGFWPIRSEADIRPLMFAMRERGARLCLPVVLDRETIVFRELVRGAEMVDTGFGTAGPGEEAEILDPRLMLVPLSAFDARGNRIGYGAGHYDRAIARLADRGMKPRLVGVAFRCQEVESVPAEPHDVPLDAILTEDGLRSFAGRA
- a CDS encoding SDR family NAD(P)-dependent oxidoreductase, whose protein sequence is MKITDSIVLVTGANRGVGRVFARTLIQRGAKKVYVTARDVESLEVTEGGASERQVPLRLDVTSAQDIAAAVRAAGDVNLLINNAGVLSAGGALDVAEAALRRDMAVNFEGLLNVTRTFAPVMESNGGGKVVNMLSLLSLVSAPGFSAYNASKAAAWSIAMSLRAYLEPKGISVLNVFPAGIDTDMLAGVDGPKDDPEAVVADVLDAVESEAEDVYPASAADVHASWRDDPKAVEKAFAAMM
- a CDS encoding TIGR00282 family metallophosphoesterase, translated to MRLLFLGDMVGRSGRTAVYERLPGLISDYRIDFTIVNGENAAGGFGITEAILTETLDAGADVVTTGNHVWDQREALVFADRHEQFLRPANFPKGTPGRGMGVYEARNGARVMVSNIMGRVFMHPDLDDPFACAEEQLSAGSLGADFDAVVFDFHAEATSEKICFGHFVDGRASLVVGTHTHTPTADHQILNGGTGYLTDAGMCGNYDSSLGMDKEEPLNRFLSKIPKGRFEAANGPATICGVAVEVSDRTGLAEKIAPLRLGPRLTETVPDWW